One Pleurocapsa sp. PCC 7327 DNA segment encodes these proteins:
- a CDS encoding NAD-dependent succinate-semialdehyde dehydrogenase: protein MGIATVNPATGETLKTFEPLTNEELEAKLALAASAFKSYRQTSIAQRSEWMNRAAEILESKQVEFAKVMTLEMGKTLKSAIAEARKCAWVCRYYAENAAEFLKDMPSSTDASSSFVRYQPLGIILAVMPWNFPFWQVFRFAAPALMAGNVGILKHASNVPQCALAIEAIFKEAGFPEGVFQSLLVGADRVESIINDERVKAATLTGSEPAGMSLATAAGKQIKKTVLELGGSDPFIVTESADLEKAVTTAVTARMLNNGQSCIAAKRFIVLETVADEFEKRLLAEYQALKIGDPMDENTDIGPLATPKILSDLDRQVQEATASGGKILIGGKPLSDRPGNFYPPTIVANLPADCAIAKEEFFGPVALLFRVANLDEAIEIANSTSFGLGASAWTNDPQERERLINEIEAGTVFINGMVKSDPRLPFGGIKRSGYGRELGIQGIHEFVNIKTVWIA from the coding sequence ATGGGGATCGCTACAGTCAACCCAGCAACCGGAGAAACGCTAAAAACTTTTGAACCACTAACCAATGAAGAACTCGAAGCCAAGCTTGCCCTGGCAGCATCGGCATTCAAATCATATCGCCAAACCTCGATCGCGCAGAGAAGCGAATGGATGAATCGGGCAGCAGAAATTCTAGAAAGCAAGCAGGTCGAGTTTGCCAAGGTAATGACCCTAGAAATGGGGAAAACCCTCAAAAGCGCGATCGCCGAGGCACGAAAATGCGCTTGGGTTTGTCGCTACTACGCTGAAAATGCTGCTGAATTTCTCAAAGACATGCCGAGTTCAACCGATGCGAGCAGCAGTTTCGTCCGCTATCAGCCGCTAGGGATTATTTTAGCAGTAATGCCCTGGAATTTCCCCTTCTGGCAAGTCTTTCGCTTTGCCGCACCCGCTTTGATGGCAGGAAATGTGGGCATACTCAAACACGCCTCTAACGTGCCTCAATGCGCCTTGGCGATCGAAGCAATCTTTAAGGAAGCAGGATTCCCCGAAGGCGTATTCCAAAGTTTACTCGTCGGTGCCGATCGCGTTGAATCTATAATCAATGACGAACGGGTGAAAGCGGCAACTTTGACAGGCAGCGAACCTGCTGGGATGAGTTTAGCGACGGCGGCGGGCAAGCAAATCAAGAAGACGGTTCTCGAATTGGGCGGTAGCGATCCCTTTATCGTCACCGAAAGCGCCGATCTCGAAAAAGCCGTCACTACGGCAGTAACGGCTAGAATGCTCAATAACGGTCAATCCTGCATTGCCGCCAAGCGGTTTATCGTCCTTGAGACAGTGGCGGATGAATTTGAAAAACGTCTGCTGGCTGAATATCAAGCGCTTAAGATAGGAGATCCGATGGATGAAAATACCGATATCGGTCCCTTGGCAACGCCAAAGATTCTCTCCGATCTCGATCGCCAAGTGCAAGAAGCCACAGCGTCGGGAGGCAAGATCTTAATCGGAGGCAAACCCCTATCGGATCGTCCGGGAAACTTCTATCCGCCTACCATTGTCGCCAATCTTCCTGCCGATTGCGCGATCGCCAAAGAAGAATTTTTCGGTCCGGTTGCGTTATTATTCCGCGTAGCGAATCTCGATGAAGCTATCGAAATAGCCAACAGCACATCATTTGGGTTGGGGGCAAGCGCTTGGACGAACGATCCCCAAGAACGGGAACGCCTCATTAACGAAATCGAAGCCGGGACAGTCTTTATCAATGGCATGGTCAAATCCGATCCGCGCCTGCCTTTTGGCGGTATTAAGCGATCGGGTTACGGTCGAGAATTGGGAATTCAAGGAATTCATGAGTTTGTCAACATCAAAACCGTTTGGATCGCGTAA
- a CDS encoding PD-(D/E)XK nuclease family protein: protein MTDNFIRLSQAQLNLLETCPPQFQRLYLEQLGSPLSPQQQEKQTWGSQFHLLMQQKELGLPIESLVAQDEQLQHSITALMNAAPEIWQSESGSWREAEHCRTLSFQGYLLTVVYDLLISDRAKAKIVDWKTYLFPENRAKLAKNWQTRLYLYVLAETTDYLPEQISMTYWFVKLPTQPQSLTFVYNSVQHEKNRQDLTRLLTQLDRWLDNYSNTGTSFPHLSNCQESCPYYQSLLESGAFLDSDRFAIEKDWIALIDEIEEISID from the coding sequence ATGACTGACAATTTCATTCGTCTTTCCCAAGCACAACTCAATTTACTCGAAACTTGTCCCCCTCAGTTTCAACGCCTTTATCTCGAACAGTTAGGTTCTCCTCTCAGTCCGCAGCAACAGGAAAAGCAAACTTGGGGAAGTCAGTTTCACCTTTTGATGCAGCAAAAAGAATTAGGATTGCCCATTGAATCTTTAGTCGCCCAGGATGAACAACTGCAACATTCAATAACTGCATTAATGAATGCAGCACCTGAAATCTGGCAGTCCGAATCGGGAAGTTGGCGCGAGGCAGAACATTGTCGCACCCTCAGCTTTCAGGGATATTTACTGACAGTAGTTTATGACTTGCTGATAAGCGATCGCGCTAAAGCCAAAATAGTAGATTGGAAAACGTATTTATTTCCAGAAAATCGCGCAAAATTAGCGAAAAATTGGCAAACGCGACTGTATCTTTATGTCCTGGCAGAAACTACAGATTACTTGCCAGAACAGATCTCTATGACCTATTGGTTTGTTAAGCTTCCTACGCAACCTCAAAGCCTGACGTTTGTATATAACAGTGTCCAACATGAAAAAAATCGCCAAGACTTAACTCGTTTGTTAACCCAACTCGATCGCTGGCTGGATAATTATTCCAATACTGGAACTTCATTTCCTCATCTGTCTAACTGTCAAGAAAGTTGTCCGTATTATCAATCTTTATTAGAATCTGGCGCTTTTTTAGACAGCGATCGCTTTGCGATCGAGAAAGATTGGATAGCATTAATTGATGAGATTGAAGAAATCTCTATTGACTAA
- a CDS encoding succinate dehydrogenase/fumarate reductase flavoprotein subunit, producing the protein MREHDVVIVGGGLAGCHAALEIKRTNPSIDVALVAKTHPIRSHSVAAQGGIAATLKNVDPEDSWEAHAFDTVKGSDYLADQDAVEILTKEAPDVIIDLEHMGVLFSRLSDGRIAQRAFGGHSQRRTCYAADKTGHAILHELVNNLRRNGVQIYEEWYVMQLIVEEGEAKGIVMYHIWDGEIEIVRTKAVMFATGGYGRVFNTTSNDFASTGDGLAMTAAAGLPLEDMEFVQFHPTGLYPVGVLISEAVRGEGAYLINSEGDRFMANYAPSHMELAPRDITSRAITLEIRAGRGIHPDGTSGGPFVYLDLRHMGKEKIMSRIPFCWEEAHRLLGIDAVHQPMPVRPTVHYCMGGIPVNTDGRVRRSPDSLIEGFFAAGECACVSVHGANRLGSNSLLECVVYGRRTGAAIARYVQERKFPELNAETYHAATKQEIQSLLDQKGTMRIGQLRQLFQDCMTEHCGVFRSEETMKEGLAKIQELKQKYSQIYLDDKNTDWNTELIEALELRSLMIVGEIILASAFNRKESRGAHSREDYPQRDDSNFLKHTLAYYSPAGIDINYMPVVINRFEPMERKY; encoded by the coding sequence ATGAGAGAACACGATGTAGTGATTGTCGGCGGTGGTTTAGCGGGTTGTCATGCCGCCCTAGAAATTAAACGCACTAACCCAAGTATCGATGTCGCACTCGTTGCTAAAACCCATCCCATCCGTTCCCACTCCGTTGCCGCCCAAGGGGGAATTGCAGCAACGCTAAAAAATGTAGACCCTGAAGATAGTTGGGAGGCACACGCTTTCGATACAGTCAAAGGTTCTGACTATTTAGCCGACCAAGATGCGGTAGAAATCCTTACCAAAGAAGCCCCCGATGTGATTATCGACTTAGAACACATGGGGGTTCTTTTTTCTCGCTTGAGTGATGGCAGAATTGCCCAACGTGCCTTCGGCGGACATTCTCAGAGACGAACTTGTTACGCAGCCGATAAGACAGGTCATGCCATCTTACACGAATTGGTCAACAACCTGCGTCGTAATGGCGTGCAAATTTACGAGGAATGGTACGTGATGCAATTGATTGTTGAAGAGGGAGAGGCAAAGGGAATTGTCATGTACCATATCTGGGACGGAGAGATAGAAATTGTCCGTACTAAAGCCGTAATGTTTGCCACGGGGGGCTATGGAAGGGTGTTCAATACGACTTCCAATGACTTTGCTTCCACGGGCGATGGTCTGGCGATGACCGCTGCGGCTGGTCTTCCCCTAGAAGATATGGAATTCGTTCAGTTCCACCCAACGGGGTTGTATCCGGTAGGCGTTCTGATTTCCGAGGCAGTCCGAGGAGAAGGGGCTTATTTAATTAATAGCGAAGGCGATCGCTTTATGGCAAACTATGCCCCCAGTCACATGGAACTTGCACCCCGCGACATTACTTCCCGTGCAATTACCCTAGAAATTCGCGCCGGACGAGGCATCCATCCCGATGGCACCTCTGGCGGTCCCTTCGTCTATCTAGATTTGCGCCACATGGGCAAAGAAAAGATTATGAGTCGGATTCCTTTCTGCTGGGAGGAAGCACACCGACTTCTGGGCATCGATGCGGTACATCAACCCATGCCCGTGCGCCCTACCGTTCATTATTGTATGGGTGGGATTCCCGTGAATACGGATGGTCGGGTACGCCGGAGTCCAGACAGTTTAATTGAAGGCTTTTTTGCGGCAGGAGAATGTGCCTGCGTGTCGGTTCACGGGGCAAACCGTTTAGGCAGTAATTCTCTCCTCGAATGCGTGGTCTATGGCAGGAGAACTGGGGCTGCAATCGCCCGGTACGTTCAAGAGCGCAAGTTTCCCGAACTCAATGCCGAAACCTATCACGCTGCTACCAAACAAGAAATCCAAAGCCTTCTCGACCAAAAAGGAACGATGCGCATCGGTCAGTTGCGCCAGCTATTCCAAGATTGTATGACAGAGCATTGTGGTGTTTTCCGCAGTGAAGAAACGATGAAAGAAGGCTTGGCAAAAATACAGGAGTTAAAACAAAAATATTCCCAGATTTATTTAGACGATAAAAACACTGACTGGAATACAGAGTTAATCGAAGCACTTGAATTGAGAAGTTTAATGATAGTAGGAGAGATCATTCTGGCTTCGGCATTTAACCGCAAGGAAAGTCGAGGCGCACATTCAAGAGAGGATTATCCCCAGCGAGACGACTCCAATTTCCTCAAGCATACTTTGGCGTATTATTCGCCTGCGGGAATCGATATTAACTATATGCCCGTGGTCATCAATCGCTTTGAACCGATGGAACGTAAATATTAG
- a CDS encoding type II toxin-antitoxin system VapC family toxin, giving the protein MKEQIFIDTGFVVALINQRDQYHQQATELAHRFEGYPLLVIDAVLLEIGNALSRSYKQEAVEILDSFMTSDEVEVVHLIPQLFDRAFELYKKYQDKQWGLVDCISFEVMWE; this is encoded by the coding sequence GTGAAGGAACAGATATTTATTGATACTGGATTTGTCGTTGCACTCATCAATCAACGCGACCAATATCATCAACAAGCTACAGAATTAGCCCATAGATTTGAAGGCTATCCTTTACTTGTAATAGATGCGGTTTTACTAGAAATTGGGAATGCTCTCTCACGCAGCTACAAACAAGAAGCAGTAGAAATTTTGGATAGTTTTATGACTTCAGATGAAGTAGAAGTAGTCCATCTCATACCACAATTATTCGATCGCGCTTTTGAACTATACAAAAAATATCAAGATAAACAATGGGGATTAGTCGATTGCATTTCATTTGAAGTCATGTGGGAGTAG
- the rpsD gene encoding 30S ribosomal protein S4 → MSRYRGPRLRVVRRLGELPGLTRKSARRSYPPGQHGQNRKKRSEYAIRLEEKQKLRFNYGVTERQLLRYVRKARRATGSTGQTLLQLLEMRLDNTVFRLGMAGTIPAARQLVCHGHITVNGKVVDIPSYQCRPGDVIAVRDRDKSRRLVQANMEYPGLANLPSHLEFDKNTLTGKVNSVVEREWVALSINELLVVEYYSRQA, encoded by the coding sequence ATGTCTCGCTATAGAGGTCCTCGCCTTAGAGTCGTAAGACGCTTGGGAGAACTGCCCGGCTTAACTCGCAAATCAGCACGTCGTTCCTATCCGCCAGGACAACACGGTCAAAACCGCAAAAAGCGCTCCGAATACGCCATCCGCCTGGAAGAAAAGCAGAAACTGCGCTTTAACTACGGCGTGACTGAAAGACAATTACTCCGCTACGTGCGCAAAGCCCGTCGTGCCACGGGTTCTACAGGTCAAACCCTACTGCAATTACTTGAAATGCGCTTGGATAATACTGTCTTTCGCCTGGGAATGGCAGGGACAATTCCAGCCGCGCGTCAGTTAGTCTGTCACGGTCATATTACCGTCAATGGCAAAGTTGTCGATATTCCTAGCTATCAGTGCCGTCCTGGAGACGTAATTGCCGTTAGAGATCGCGACAAATCTCGTCGTTTGGTACAAGCTAATATGGAGTATCCTGGTTTAGCTAATCTCCCCAGCCACTTAGAGTTCGATAAAAATACGCTTACGGGTAAAGTTAACAGCGTTGTCGAACGGGAATGGGTTGCTCTATCCATCAACGAACTACTGGTGGTCGAGTACTATTCTCGACAAGCCTAA
- a CDS encoding J domain-containing protein yields MTCENHYQTLKVNQTATQQEIKQAYRRLAKQFHPDTQNETANHEKIISINAAYEVLSDPQRRRAYDRQLTDGDYTSRRQRRTTEAQRQYQRSRETERATEARLNQWFQEIYAPLDRLLGRILNPLETQIDLLSADPFDDRLMEVFRNYLENCGDYLDRARQIFVSQPNPAKVAKVAASLYYCLDRIGDGIDELELFTLNYDDRYLHTGKELFRIARQLRQEARQACNTVKATC; encoded by the coding sequence ATGACTTGCGAAAATCACTACCAAACTCTTAAAGTTAACCAAACAGCCACTCAGCAAGAAATTAAGCAAGCCTATCGACGGCTAGCTAAGCAATTTCACCCAGATACTCAAAACGAGACAGCTAACCATGAAAAAATAATCTCAATTAATGCGGCTTACGAAGTCTTGAGCGATCCCCAACGCCGCCGCGCTTACGATCGCCAACTTACCGACGGAGACTATACCAGCAGACGACAACGGAGAACGACAGAAGCTCAACGTCAGTATCAGAGAAGTCGAGAAACCGAACGGGCAACAGAAGCTCGTCTCAATCAATGGTTCCAGGAAATTTATGCGCCGCTCGATCGCCTGCTCGGTCGAATTCTCAATCCCCTAGAAACCCAGATAGACTTATTATCTGCCGATCCGTTTGACGATCGCCTTATGGAAGTCTTTCGGAATTACTTAGAAAATTGCGGCGATTATCTCGATCGCGCGCGGCAGATTTTTGTCTCTCAACCCAATCCCGCCAAAGTGGCAAAGGTGGCAGCCTCTCTCTACTACTGTCTCGATCGCATTGGCGATGGTATCGATGAATTAGAATTATTTACCCTTAACTACGACGATCGCTATTTACACACGGGCAAAGAACTCTTTAGAATTGCCCGTCAATTGCGCCAAGAAGCTCGGCAAGCTTGCAATACCGTCAAAGCTACCTGCTAA
- a CDS encoding iron uptake porin, giving the protein MFKILWKSLLVSPAVLVAALAFSSVAKAAEDTTKTEFKLNATSEIEAISLEKNSAQDTTKAELNPNAASPMELAQAQPDVTSENSDPTLNQLDNYSNEGQGSRSSEDQVTSVNELKDVAPTEWAYEALRSLVERYGCIVGYPDQTYRGNRALTRWEFAAGLNACMNTMERLIQENVAVLKEDVDTLKRLMQEFEAELAALGARVDNLEGRVAFLEDNQFSTTTKLSGEVIFAATDTFGEDDNTQTVFGDRVRLTLNTSFTGEDRLVTRLAAGNLEAFNVTGDGALEPTTTQTFNLKPDDNNDVAIDWLSYYYPLKFGDDFTINTYVAAVGGIWSDIAPTSNPFFEDFDGGNGALSTFASENPIFRIGGGTGIAANFDIGPVQVTGGYLASNAANPDEGSGLFNGDYAVLGQLNFSPIERVELGATFVHSYHKAGSPIFSLGGIGTDAGPGDGVVGTRAINNFNDGFDRSTINVGLQGSFRITDAISFSAFGSWGEVYARGGSDTEYWTYGGGFSFPDLGKEGSVLGIFAGAQPYRGDAPGDIPIHVEAFYKYQLTDNISITPGVIWLSNPEQEEDGDDAFVGTIRTTFTF; this is encoded by the coding sequence ATGTTCAAGATACTGTGGAAATCACTTCTAGTCAGTCCGGCTGTTTTGGTAGCAGCTTTAGCATTTTCATCTGTAGCAAAGGCAGCAGAGGACACGACAAAAACTGAATTCAAACTAAATGCCACATCGGAAATTGAAGCGATATCGTTAGAAAAAAATTCAGCTCAAGACACGACCAAAGCTGAACTTAATCCAAACGCCGCTTCACCAATGGAATTAGCGCAAGCTCAACCGGACGTAACATCTGAAAATAGCGATCCGACATTAAATCAACTAGACAACTATAGCAACGAAGGTCAAGGCTCTAGAAGCTCTGAGGATCAAGTTACCAGCGTCAACGAATTGAAGGATGTCGCTCCTACTGAATGGGCATATGAAGCGCTTCGGAGTTTGGTAGAACGCTATGGATGTATCGTCGGTTATCCCGACCAGACCTACCGAGGCAACCGCGCTCTAACCCGTTGGGAGTTCGCCGCTGGTTTGAACGCTTGTATGAACACCATGGAGCGTCTCATTCAGGAGAACGTCGCCGTTCTTAAAGAAGATGTCGATACGCTCAAGCGACTGATGCAGGAGTTTGAAGCCGAACTCGCTGCTCTAGGAGCGCGCGTCGATAACTTAGAAGGTCGAGTGGCTTTCTTGGAAGATAACCAATTTTCTACTACTACGAAACTGAGTGGAGAGGTCATCTTCGCTGCAACGGACACCTTTGGCGAAGATGATAACACCCAAACCGTTTTCGGCGATCGCGTTCGCCTAACGCTCAATACGAGCTTCACCGGAGAAGACCGCTTAGTAACCCGTCTGGCGGCTGGAAATTTGGAGGCGTTTAACGTTACCGGAGATGGAGCGCTAGAGCCTACGACGACCCAAACCTTTAACCTTAAACCAGACGATAACAATGACGTTGCGATCGATTGGTTGTCCTACTACTATCCCCTCAAATTTGGCGACGACTTTACAATCAATACTTACGTAGCAGCTGTTGGCGGTATTTGGAGTGACATTGCCCCCACTAGCAATCCCTTCTTCGAAGATTTCGACGGCGGTAACGGTGCCCTTTCTACCTTTGCTAGCGAAAACCCAATTTTTAGAATCGGCGGCGGCACGGGTATTGCTGCTAACTTTGACATCGGTCCAGTACAAGTCACAGGCGGTTACCTAGCAAGCAATGCTGCCAATCCTGACGAGGGTTCGGGATTGTTTAATGGCGACTATGCCGTTCTAGGTCAGTTAAACTTCAGTCCTATCGAACGAGTCGAACTCGGTGCTACTTTTGTCCATTCTTACCACAAGGCAGGCAGTCCTATCTTCAGTTTGGGTGGCATTGGTACTGATGCTGGTCCTGGTGATGGTGTGGTTGGGACAAGAGCTATCAATAACTTCAACGACGGATTCGACAGATCGACAATTAACGTCGGACTGCAAGGATCGTTCAGAATCACTGACGCAATTAGCTTTAGCGCCTTTGGTAGCTGGGGCGAAGTGTATGCTCGCGGCGGTAGCGATACAGAATACTGGACTTATGGCGGTGGATTTAGCTTCCCCGACCTTGGTAAAGAAGGAAGCGTCTTGGGTATCTTTGCAGGTGCTCAGCCATATCGGGGAGATGCGCCTGGCGACATCCCAATTCACGTTGAAGCTTTCTACAAGTATCAGCTAACCGATAACATCTCTATCACTCCTGGCGTGATCTGGCTTTCCAATCCCGAACAGGAAGAAGATGGTGACGATGCATTTGTCGGTACTATCAGAACCACCTTTACTTTCTAG
- a CDS encoding MerR family DNA-binding transcriptional regulator — protein MLRIGDFAQLSRISPKTLRLYDRMGLLKPAEVDSDTGYRYYATVRHRYLPRY, from the coding sequence ATGTTAAGAATCGGTGACTTTGCTCAACTCAGCCGCATCTCTCCTAAAACATTGCGCCTATACGATCGCATGGGTTTGCTCAAACCGGCCGAAGTCGATAGCGATACGGGCTATCGCTACTATGCGACCGTGCGGCATCGCTATTTACCACGATACTAA
- a CDS encoding GyrI-like domain-containing protein: protein MRPCGIAIYHDTKLRDRDIPVESAVPIYDQISGNERVWVYELPAVETMACAVHHGSFATLGQAYNALLEWVEKQGYQIVGSTREVYLQYERDGDQSQYLTEVRVPVEKI from the coding sequence ATGCGACCGTGCGGCATCGCTATTTACCACGATACTAAGTTGCGCGATCGCGACATTCCTGTAGAATCTGCCGTGCCCATCTACGATCAGATTTCCGGCAACGAGCGGGTATGGGTGTACGAACTGCCAGCAGTAGAAACTATGGCTTGTGCAGTTCATCATGGTTCCTTTGCCACGCTGGGACAAGCTTATAATGCCTTACTGGAGTGGGTAGAAAAGCAGGGATATCAAATTGTCGGTTCTACTCGCGAAGTCTACTTGCAATACGAACGGGATGGAGACCAGTCGCAGTACCTGACAGAGGTTCGAGTTCCCGTCGAGAAGATTTGA
- a CDS encoding pentapeptide repeat-containing protein, protein MANQQHLALLKQGVAVWNNSKERNTIVWPDLREANLAGENLSGASLPWANCIKADLRKTNLSQANLGGADLRWANLEEANLEGANLNRADLSQANLSRANLTQVKLVKADLRKTNLSEANLQGADLRWANLGEANLERTNLSQANLQWVNFAKANLSEANLEDADLNQANLTEAKLKGTNFEGANLQGVRGKKILEREKSVLC, encoded by the coding sequence ATGGCAAACCAACAACACCTCGCGCTGCTCAAGCAAGGAGTAGCCGTCTGGAATAATTCCAAGGAGAGAAATACGATCGTTTGGCCCGATCTCCGCGAAGCGAATCTGGCAGGGGAAAACCTCAGTGGAGCTAGTCTTCCGTGGGCAAATTGCATCAAAGCCGATCTGCGCAAGACAAATCTGAGTCAAGCTAACTTGGGAGGAGCCGATCTGCGTTGGGCAAACCTTGAAGAAGCGAATCTCGAAGGAGCCAACCTTAATCGAGCAGACCTAAGTCAGGCAAACCTAAGCAGGGCAAACCTCACTCAGGTAAAACTCGTCAAAGCAGATTTGCGCAAGACAAATTTGAGCGAAGCCAATTTGCAAGGTGCAGACCTGCGTTGGGCAAACCTCGGCGAAGCCAACTTGGAAAGAACCAACCTCAGCCAAGCAAACTTGCAATGGGTGAATTTTGCTAAAGCAAATCTTAGCGAAGCCAACCTGGAAGATGCAGATCTTAACCAAGCTAACCTTACCGAAGCCAAGCTGAAAGGGACAAATTTTGAAGGAGCCAATCTCCAAGGCGTAAGAGGCAAAAAAATCCTCGAACGAGAAAAGAGCGTGCTTTGCTGA
- a CDS encoding molybdenum cofactor guanylyltransferase, with translation MTQFAAIILAGGRSSRMGRDKAAITIQGQPFLKKICLLASQCASQVYVITPWIEKYQAIAPGDCQMIREVALPGETEPHGPLIGFAQALTYVKTEWVLLLACDLPNLTESEIQKWSSYLETTPPEAIAALPKSSKGWEPLCGFYRRRCLSVLNEFIDGGGRSFQRWLEQHPVRELPVSDANILFNCNTPADLEQIQKG, from the coding sequence ATGACACAGTTCGCAGCCATTATTCTAGCTGGAGGACGAAGTTCCCGTATGGGACGAGATAAAGCCGCGATCACAATTCAAGGGCAACCTTTCCTGAAAAAAATTTGCCTTTTAGCCAGTCAATGTGCCAGTCAAGTCTATGTTATTACTCCCTGGATAGAAAAATATCAAGCGATCGCTCCTGGTGATTGTCAAATGATTCGAGAGGTTGCGTTACCGGGAGAAACCGAACCTCATGGTCCTTTAATTGGCTTTGCACAAGCATTAACTTATGTAAAAACTGAGTGGGTATTGCTACTCGCTTGCGATCTCCCTAATCTTACGGAGTCTGAAATTCAGAAATGGTCGAGTTATTTGGAGACAACTCCGCCAGAAGCGATCGCGGCATTACCAAAAAGTTCCAAAGGATGGGAACCGCTGTGCGGTTTTTATCGCCGCCGTTGTCTGTCTGTACTCAATGAATTTATCGATGGCGGTGGCAGATCTTTTCAACGTTGGTTAGAGCAACATCCCGTGCGAGAACTTCCCGTCAGCGATGCCAATATCTTGTTTAATTGCAATACGCCTGCTGATTTAGAACAAATCCAAAAAGGATGA
- a CDS encoding tRNA (5-methylaminomethyl-2-thiouridine)(34)-methyltransferase MnmD, which yields MIRTPHFPLQSTADGSFTFFSNEFGETFHSSCGAKQEAERKFVEPCQLREKAKANNSLKLLDICYGLGYNSAAALETIWTANPDCRVELIALELDRLVPRQAIAEQLLVRWLPPIPDLLEELAENYRVKTCRLDARLLIGDAREKIQQVQQSGFQSDAIFLDPFSPPKCPQLWTVEFLAIVARCLKPDGRLATYSCAASVRTALQLAGLRVGASNSVGRRSPGTVASFGDRDLPPLSQQESEHLQTRAAIPYRDPQLQNSAEAIAEQRRIEQRSSSLEPTSQWKKRWSKVFTDINSIPVDSRK from the coding sequence ATGATTAGGACTCCTCATTTTCCCTTACAATCCACTGCCGATGGCTCTTTTACCTTCTTTTCCAACGAGTTTGGCGAAACCTTTCATTCTTCCTGTGGTGCCAAACAAGAAGCGGAAAGAAAATTTGTCGAACCCTGTCAATTAAGAGAAAAAGCTAAGGCTAACAATTCTCTTAAATTACTCGATATTTGCTATGGATTGGGCTACAATAGTGCGGCTGCTCTAGAAACGATTTGGACAGCGAATCCCGATTGTCGAGTAGAGTTAATTGCCCTAGAACTCGATCGATTGGTTCCCCGTCAAGCGATCGCCGAGCAACTACTCGTTCGATGGTTGCCACCGATTCCCGACTTATTAGAAGAATTAGCAGAAAATTATCGGGTAAAAACTTGTCGGTTAGATGCTCGATTATTAATCGGAGATGCTAGAGAAAAAATTCAACAAGTCCAACAATCTGGCTTTCAAAGCGATGCGATCTTTTTAGATCCCTTTTCTCCTCCGAAATGTCCACAATTGTGGACAGTGGAATTTTTAGCAATTGTCGCTCGCTGTTTAAAACCGGATGGCAGACTGGCTACCTATTCCTGTGCGGCTTCGGTACGCACTGCCTTACAATTGGCGGGGTTGCGAGTTGGCGCATCCAATAGCGTTGGCAGACGATCGCCGGGAACTGTGGCCAGTTTTGGCGATCGGGATTTACCGCCTCTTTCTCAACAAGAATCCGAACATTTACAGACTCGCGCTGCAATTCCCTATCGCGATCCCCAACTGCAAAATTCAGCCGAAGCGATCGCCGAGCAACGACGAATCGAGCAGCGATCGAGTTCTCTAGAACCGACAAGCCAATGGAAAAAACGTTGGTCTAAAGTTTTTACCGATATCAATTCAATTCCAGTAGACTCTCGTAAATAA